In a single window of the Nicotiana tomentosiformis chromosome 10, ASM39032v3, whole genome shotgun sequence genome:
- the LOC138899712 gene encoding uncharacterized protein, producing the protein MTEVTIDHTHPLYVGPSDTPGSIVIPVKLTGSENYSLWSRSMGIALLGKKKLWLVTGKRKKDTYKDDVLEQWETCNELWHEYDVLVPFASSGCPKSKDQVEQLHQQRVMQFLSGLNDSYDQARRQILMKTTAPTLDQTYAMIVQDESQQTFRVNVVTDKTDPIAMQVGRGQ; encoded by the exons ATGACGGAAGTCACAATTGACCATACTCATCCTCTGTATGTGGGTCCGTCTGACACTCCTGGCTCTATTGTGATTCCTGTTAAGCTTACAGGATCAGAAAATTATAGTCTATGGAGCAGGTCAATGGGGATCGCACTCTTGGGGAAAAAGAAGTTATGGTTGGTGACTGGGAAACGTAAAAAGGACACATATAAGGACGATGTACTGGAACAATGGGAAACATGCAAT GAGCTTTGGCATGAATATGATGTATTGGTGCCCTTTGCGAGCAGTGGCTGTCCAAAATCAAAGGACCAAGTAGAACAATTACATCAACAACGGGTGATGCAATTTCTCAGTGGTTTAAATGACTCTTACGATCAGGCAAGAAGGCAAATTCTTATGAAGACTACTGCACCCACACTCGATCAAACATATGCTATGATTGTTCAAGATGAAAGCCAACAAACATTTAGAGTTAATGTCGTGACTGACAAAACAGATCCTATAGCTATGCAAGTAGGAAGGGGACAATGA